The DNA window GGCTGAGCCCGATGCTCACCATCGGAGTGGCGAAGACTGGTCAGACGGGATGTTGGGACCCATCCGGCGCGTCCATCGCGTGTGCCACCACGGGCCAAGACGGTGAATATCAGATGGGTACTGCGGTGTCGCCACGGTTCACGGATAACGGGAATGGGACGGTCAGGGATAACTTGACGGGCTTGATTTGGTTGAAGAACGCTAATTGTTTCGGTGCGATCAACTGGGCCAATGCCTTGGCGGCCGCGAATACCTTAGAGAGCGGCGCTTGCGGGCTGACCGACGGATCGGTAGCTGGCAATTGGCGTCTGCCGAACATAAGAGAATTGCAGAGCTTGCTCGACTACGGACACTCCAATCCAGCTCTGCCGCCAGGGTATCCGTTCACGGACGTGCAGATTTACGACTACGCCTCGTCTACGACGTACGCACTCGCCCTTCAGAACGCGTGGATCGTGAACTTTTCCGGCGGCGACATCGCCAGCAACCACAGTAAGACCACTGTTTTCCGGGTCTGGCCAATGCGGAGTGGACAGTAACGAGGGTGCTACTGCACTTCGCTTCCTAGAAGCGTGCGGGCGAGCTATGACGCAGCCATGAGCTTTCGATCAACTGTCCTATC is part of the Terriglobia bacterium genome and encodes:
- a CDS encoding DUF1566 domain-containing protein, with product MPYSRHFVVLFLALLAACLAAHAGSLEPSGPPAPTMVTLQQIYDRLSPMLTIGVAKTGQTGCWDPSGASIACATTGQDGEYQMGTAVSPRFTDNGNGTVRDNLTGLIWLKNANCFGAINWANALAAANTLESGACGLTDGSVAGNWRLPNIRELQSLLDYGHSNPALPPGYPFTDVQIYDYASSTTYALALQNAWIVNFSGGDIASNHSKTTVFRVWPMRSGQ